In a single window of the Drosophila subpulchrella strain 33 F10 #4 breed RU33 chromosome X, RU_Dsub_v1.1 Primary Assembly, whole genome shotgun sequence genome:
- the LOC119555945 gene encoding rho-associated protein kinase 1 isoform X2 → MWPWLLPAALHSSEPERANTLEREMRDPTSICNVDCLLDTVSALVSDCDHDSLRRLKNIEQYAAKYKPLALQINQLRMNVEDFDFIKLIGAGAFGEVQLVRHKSSSQVYAMKRLSKFEMMKRPDSAFFWEERHIMAHANSEWIVQLHFAFQDAKYLYMVMDFMPGGDIVSLMGDYDIPEKWAIFYTMEVVLALDTIHNMGFVHRDVKPDNMLLDSYGHLKLADFGTCMRMGANGQVVSSNAVGTPDYISPEVLQSQGVDNEYGRECDWWSVGIFLYEMLFGETPFYADSLVGTYGKIMDHKNSLSFPPEVEISEQAKALIRAFLTDRTQRLGRYGIEDIKAHPFFRNDTWSFDNIRESVPPVVPELSSDDDTRNFEDIERDEKPEEVFPVPKGFDGNHLPFIGFTYTGDYQLLSSDTVDAESKEASAVNSGAASNNHGHNHRHRPSNSNELKRLEALLERERGRSEALEQQDAGLRQQIELITKREAELQRIASEYEKDLALRQHNYKVAMQKVEQEIELRKKTEALLVETQRNLENEQKTRARDLNINDKVVSLEKQLLEMEQSYKTETEHTQKLKKHNTELDFTVKSHEEKVRDMVDMIDTLQKHKEELGQENAELQALVVQEKNLRSQLKEMHKEAENKMQTLINDIERTLAREQKAQEDNRALLEKISDLEKAHAGLDFELKAAQGRYQQEVKAHQETEKSRLVSREEANLQEVKALQSKLNEEKSARIKADQHSQEKERQLSMLSVDYRQIQLRLQKLEGECRQESEKVAALQSQLDQEHSKRNALLSELSLHSSEVAHLRSRENQLQKELAAQREAKRRFEEDLTQLKGTHHEALANNRELQAQLEAEQCFSRLYKTQANENREESAERLLKIEDLEEERVSLKHQVQVAVARADSEALARSIAEETVADLEKEKTIKELELKDFVMKHRNEINAKDAALGTLKEAEIELHKKLGQKGVECEDLVQQHKKQQEELALMRSSKDEEIAKLLDKCKNEVLLKQVAVNKLAEVMNRRDSDLPKQKNKARSTAELRKKEKEMRRLQQELSQERDKFNQLLLKHQDLQQLCAEEQQLKQKMVMEIDCKATEIEHLQSKLNETASLSSADNDPEDSQHSSLLSLTQDSVFEGWLSVPNKQNRRRGHGWKRQYVIVSSRKIIFYNSDIDKHNTTDAVLILDLSKVYHVRSVTQGDVIRADAKEIPRIFQLLYAGEGASHRPDEQSQLDVSVLHGNSNEERPGTIVHKGHEFVHITYHMPTACEVCPKPLWHMFKPPAAYECKRCRNKIHKEHVDKHDPLAPCKLNHDPRSARDMLLLASSPEDQSVWVARLLKRIQKSGYKANSSNNNSTDGSKISPSQSTRSSYKPYAVNVQRSATLPANSSLK, encoded by the exons ATGTGGCCATGGCTGTTGCCCGCCGCCCTCCATTCGAGCGAGCCGGAACG GGCGAATACGCTCGAGCGCGAGATGCGCGATCCGACCAGCATCTGCAATGTGGACTGCCTGCTGGACACGGTGTCGGCCTTGGTCAGCGATTGTGACCACGACTCCCTGCGGCGGCTGAAAAACATCGAGCAGTATGCGGCCAAAT ACAAACCATTGGCCCTGCAGATCAACCAGCTGCGCATGAACGTCGAGGACTTCGACTTCATCAAGCTCATCGGCGCCGGCGCCTTTGGAGAGGTGCAGCTGGTGCGGCACAAGTCCTCCAGCCAGGTGTACGCCATGAAGCGGCTGTCCAAGTTCGAGATGATGAAGCGCCCGGACTCCGCCTTCTTCTGGGAGGAGCGGCACATAATGGCGCACGCCAACTCCGAGTGGATCGTCCAGCTGCACTTTGCCTTCCAG GATGCCAAATATCTGTACATGGTGATGGACTTCATGCCTGGCGGCGACATAGTGTCGCTGATGGGCGACTACGACATACCGGAGAAGTGGGCCATCTTCTACACGATGGAGGTGGTCCTTGCCCTGGACACAATTCACAACATGGGCTTCGTGCACCGCGACGTCAAGCCGGACAACATGCTGCTCGACAGCTATGGCCACCTGAAGCTGGCCGACTTTGGCACCTGCATGCGGATGGGCGCCAACGGACAAGTGGTCTCCAGCAATGCGGTGGGCACGCCGGACTACATCAGTCCGGAGGTGCTGCAGTCACAGGGCGTGGACAACGAGTACGGACGGGAGTGCGACTGGTGGTCGGTGGGCATCTTCCTCTACGAGATGCTCTTCGGCGAGACGCCCTTCTACGCGGACTCGCTGGTGGGCACTTACGGCAAGATCATGGACCACAAGAACTCGCTCAGCTTTCCGCCCGAGGTGGAGATTAGCGAGCAGGCCAAGGCCCTCATCCGCGCCTTCCTCACCGATCGAACGCAACGTTTGGGTCGCTACGGCATCGAGGACATCAAGGCGCATCCGTTCTTCCGCAACGACACCTGGTCGTTTGACAACATTCGTGAGAGTGTGCCGCCGGTGGTGCCGGAACTCTCCTCCGACGATGATACGCGAAATTTCGAGGACATCGAACGGGACGAGAAGCCGGAGGAGGTATTCCCCGTGCCCAAGGGCTTCGATGGCAACCACCTGCCCTTCATTGGCTTCACCTACACGGGCGACTATCAGCTGCTGTCCAGCGACACCGTGGACGCGGAGTCCAAGGAGGCCAGTGCGGTGAATAGCGGGGCGGCCAGTAATAATCACGGGCACAACCACCGCCATCGACCGTCGAACTCCAACGAGCTGAAGCGCCTGGAGGCGTTGCTAGAGCGGGAGCGCGGTCGGTCGGAGGCGCTGGAGCAGCAGGACGCCGGTCTGCGGCAGCAGATCGAGCTGATCACGAAGCGCGAGGCGGAGTTGCAGAGGATTGCCTCGGAGTACGAGAAGGATCTGGCCCTGCGCCAGCACAACTACAAGGTGGCCATGCAGAAGGTGGAGCAGGAGATCGAGCTGCGCAAGAAGACGGAGGCCCTTCTCGTGGAGACACAGCGCAATCTGGAGAACGAGCAGAAGACGCGGGCACGCGACCTAAACATAAACGACAAGGTGGTCTCGCTCGAAAAGCAGCTGCTTGAGATGGAGCAGAGCTACAAAACCGAGACGGAGCACACGCAGAAGCTGAAGAAGCACAACACCGAGCTGGACTTCACGGTCAAGTCGCATGAGGAGAAGGTCCGCGACATGGTCGACATGATCGACACGCTCCAAAAGCACAAGGAGGAACTCGGCCAGGAGAACGCCGAGCTGCAGGCGCTGGTGGTGCAGGAGAAGAATCTGCGCTCGCAGCTCAAGGAGATGCACAAGGAGGCCGAGAACAAGATGCAGACGCTGATCAACGACATTGAGCGAACTCTGGCTCGCGAGCAGAAGGCGCAGGAGGACAATCGGGCGCTGCTTGAGAAGATCAGTGACCTGGAGAAGGCGCACGCGGGTCTCGACTTTGAGCTGAAGGCGGCCCAGGGCCGTTACCAGCAGGAGGTCAAGGCCCACCAGGAGACCGAGAAGTCGCGCCTCGTCTCCCGCGAGGAGGCCAATCTGCAGGAGGTCAAGGCGCTGCAGTCAAAGCTTAACGAGGAGAAGTCCGCCCGCATCAAGGCCGATCAGCATTCGCAGGAAAAGGAGCGCCAACTGAGCATGCTATCCGTGGACTATCGCCAAATCCAGCTGCGCCTCCAGAAGCTCGAGGGCGAGTGCCGCCAGGAGTCGGAGAAGGTAGCAGCTCTGCAGTCGCAGCTTGACCAGGAGCACAGCAAGCGCAACGCCCTGCTGTCGGAGCTCAGTCTGCACAGCTCGGAGGTGGCGCACCTGCGTTCCCGCGAAAACCAGCTGCAAAAGGAGCTAGCTGCCCAGCGCGAGGCGAAGCGACGCTTCGAGGAGGACCTCACCCAGCTAAAGGGCACCCACCACGAGGCGCTGGCCAACAACCGCGAACTGCAGGCCCAACTCGAAGCGGAGCAGTGCTTCTCGCGGCTGTACAAAACGCAGGCGAACGAGAACCGCGAGGAGAGCGCAGAGCGGCTGCTCAAGATCGAGGATCTCGAGGAGGAGCGCGTTTCACTCAAGCACCAGGTGCAGGTGGCCGTTGCACGGGCGGACTCGGAAGCTTTGGCCCGCTCCATTGCCGAGGAGACGGTGGCCGATCTTGAGAAGGAGAAAACGATCAAGGAGCTGGAGCTGAAGGACTTCGTGATGAAGCACCGCAACGAGATCAACGCCAAGGATGCGGCCCTGGGCACGCTCAAGGAGGCCGAGATCGAGCTGCACAAGAAGCTGGGCCAGAAGGGAGTGGAGTGCGAGGATCTCGTCCAGCAGCACAAGAAGCAGCAGGAGGAGCTGGCGCTGATGAGGAGCAGCAAGGACGAGGAGATCGCCAAGCTGCTGGACAAGTGCAAGAACGAGGTCCTCCTCAAACAAGTGGCGGTCAACAAGTTGGCCGAGGTGATGAACCGTCGCGACTCCGACCTGCCCA AGCAAAAGAACAAGGCCCGTTCCACCGCGGAGCTGCGCAAGAAGGAGAAGGAGATGCGCCGGCTGCAGCAGGAGCTGTCGCAGGAGCGCGACAAGTTCAACCAGCTGCTACTGAAGCACCAGGACCTGCAGCAGCTGTGCGCCGAGGAGCAGCAGCTCAAGCAGAAGATGGTCATGGAAATCGACTGCAAGGCCACCGAGATCGAGCACCTGCAGAGCAAGCTCAACGAGACGGCGTCGCTCTCCTCGGCGGACAACGATCCCGAGGACAGCCAG CACTCCTCTCTGCTCTCCCTCACACAGGACTCGGTATTCGAGGGCTGGCTGAGTGTGCCCAACAAGCAGAACCGGCGACGTGGTCACGGCTGGAAGCGCCAGTACGTCATCGTCTCGTCGCGCAAGATCATCTTCTACAACTCGGACATTGACAAGCACAACACCACGGATGCCGTGCTCATCCTGGACCTGAG CAAGGTGTACCATGTTCGTAGCGTTACTCAGGGCGATGTCATACGCGCCGATGCCAAAGAGATTCCGCGCATCTTCCAGCTGCTGTACGCCGGCGAGGGCGCCTCCCATCGTCCCGATGAGCAGAGCCAGCTGGATGTGAGTGTGCTGCATGGTAATAGCAATGAGGAGCGCCCAGGCACAATTGTCCACAAAG GTCACGAGTTCGTCCACATAACCTACCACATGCCCACGGCCTGCGAGGTGTGCCCGAAGCCCTTGTGGCACATGTTCAAGCCGCCGGCGGCTTACGAATGCAAGAG ATGCCGCAACAAGATTCACAAGGAGCATGTGGACAAGCACGACCCGCTGGCGCCCTGCAAGCTGAACCACGATCCTCGCAGCGCACGGGACATGCTGCTGTTGGCCTCCTCGCCCGAGGATCAGTCTGTGTGGGTTGCGCGCCTGCTGAAGCGTATCCAAAAGAGTGGATACAAGGCCAACTCgtccaacaacaacagcaccGATGGCAGCAAGATATCGCCCAG CCAATCGACGCGATCCTCCTACAAGCCGTATGCGGTTAATGTGCAACGCTCCGCCACGCTGCCAGCCAATTCGTCGCTGAAATGA